In Leisingera sp. NJS204, the following are encoded in one genomic region:
- a CDS encoding MupA/Atu3671 family FMN-dependent luciferase-like monooxygenase → MTFFTCALIGNESLLIGCAEALLARGHQIRAVVSQDPDIRSWADGKGLPLLDTQQQLQGGFDWLLSIANLTVIPDEVLALAAKGAVNFHDGPLPHYAGLNTPNWALINGETQHGITWHLMTSGVDEGDILARRLFDVAADETAFSLNSKCYAAAMDSFDEVMAQLETGELNRQPQDLSQRRVFARSDRPAAGGLLDVSRPAAELARLVRALDTGGYWNPLCAAKLRIGGQVALTGAAETAEGSGAPGTVLDVRKDSVTIATADGALMLSRLTTPAGKPLDVSGLVKAGDLLPALTAEDAGSLTAQMAAVQGGESHWRKALAAMQPVQVPLATDTGSAGVTRRKIAMPAALSEEQAAAGVLAWALLSSGEKSADVALSIAGMNAVPGLISDWVPLQARREQTVSDLKAKAIQGIEKARKYGGFAEDLAARAPEIPAFSQPAIGLSLDRDGPVSGCAATVAFCDGALALHTDAQLDEQAAELLAARLALVLGALAGDADLAVADLPILPEAERKLLLEDWNQTAADYPADLTIHAAFEAQAASTPDAAALVFEDQSFTYAQVNALANAVARRLREMGVKPGVHVGIHIRRAPELVFAALGVMKAGGAYVPLDPAYPADRIAHYISDSRAQVIVTQSALAGALPASGAQVLEMETVPAGTANDNINGGATGSDPAYLIYTSGSTGLPKGVMVTHANVSNVFTGMDQRIPHQPGDAWLAVTSLSFDISVLELFWTLSRGLKLVLSSDESRLELSKGPVAKSDRRMDFNLFYWGNDDGPGPQKYHLLLEGAKFADSHGFNAVWTPERHFHAFGGPYPNPSVTGAAVAAVTQNIGVRAGSCVAPLHHCARIAEEWAVIDNLTAGRAGIGFASGWQPDDFILRPENTPPANKPALFESIETVRKLWRGEEVAFARKDGSDHAVVTQPRPVSAELPVWVTTAGNPETWREAGAIGANVLTHLLGQSIDEVAGKIRIYHDALRKAGHDPADFKVTLMLHSYLAATREQARQVAREPMKDYLRSAAGLIKQYAWAFPAFKKPEGVKNPFEMDLGSLSEEELEAILDFAFERYFEDSGLFGTIQDACQRVEQLKHIGVDEIACLIDYGIAPDVVLEGLKPLAEVLRLSNAPQELAADDFSLAAQIVRHGVSHMQCTPSMARMIAADEDASACLAQLQHLLVGGEALPGDLVQALREATPAGIHNMYGPTETTIWSTVEKVTAVPAGTTGIGTPIANTQVYVLDEKQMPVPAGTAGELYIGGAGVTAGYWQRQELTAERFVNTAFADTPLYRTGDLVRWTAGGTLAFLGRTDHQVKIRGQRIELGEIEAAMAAFPGVTGAVVVPRGESGAGQLVGYVTTAAPVDESLVKQALAARLAEAMVPARIVTLEAFPLTPNKKIDRKALPDPQPPRAEAPAAVALDAGAQARIATVWSRILGISGIGAQDNFFALGGHSLLAVQAHRELRDELGEALGTASLSITDIFRFPTLAGLAAHIEGLAGTPANAEQQPQDSEGPDRAGTMSKRRAMRANRKARTG, encoded by the coding sequence ATGACGTTCTTCACATGTGCCCTGATTGGCAATGAATCCCTTCTGATCGGCTGTGCCGAGGCGCTGCTGGCACGCGGCCACCAGATCCGGGCCGTGGTGTCGCAAGACCCCGATATCCGCAGCTGGGCCGATGGCAAGGGCCTGCCCCTGCTGGACACCCAGCAGCAGCTGCAAGGCGGCTTCGACTGGCTGCTGTCAATCGCCAACCTGACAGTGATCCCTGATGAGGTTCTGGCACTGGCCGCCAAAGGCGCGGTGAACTTCCACGACGGTCCCCTGCCCCATTACGCGGGCCTCAACACCCCGAATTGGGCGCTGATCAATGGCGAAACACAGCATGGCATCACCTGGCACCTGATGACCAGCGGCGTCGATGAGGGCGACATCCTGGCCCGGCGGCTGTTCGATGTAGCGGCGGATGAAACTGCGTTCAGCCTGAACTCCAAATGCTACGCCGCCGCGATGGACAGCTTTGACGAGGTGATGGCGCAGCTGGAAACCGGCGAGTTGAACCGCCAGCCGCAGGACCTGAGCCAGCGCCGCGTGTTTGCCAGATCCGACCGCCCCGCCGCAGGGGGACTGCTGGACGTCTCCCGCCCCGCCGCCGAACTGGCGCGGCTGGTCCGTGCCTTGGACACCGGCGGATACTGGAACCCGCTGTGCGCCGCCAAATTGCGGATTGGCGGGCAGGTCGCTCTCACTGGGGCCGCGGAAACAGCAGAAGGCTCCGGCGCCCCCGGCACAGTGCTTGACGTCCGCAAAGACAGCGTGACAATCGCCACCGCGGACGGCGCGCTGATGCTGTCGCGGCTGACCACGCCGGCAGGCAAACCGCTGGACGTATCCGGGCTGGTCAAAGCCGGCGATTTGCTGCCGGCGCTGACCGCGGAAGACGCCGGGTCCCTCACTGCACAGATGGCCGCCGTGCAGGGTGGCGAAAGCCACTGGCGCAAGGCGCTTGCCGCGATGCAGCCGGTCCAGGTACCGCTTGCAACAGATACCGGCAGCGCAGGGGTAACCCGCCGGAAGATCGCCATGCCTGCCGCCCTCAGCGAAGAACAGGCCGCCGCCGGGGTGCTGGCCTGGGCCTTGCTCAGCAGCGGCGAGAAATCCGCTGATGTGGCGCTGTCCATCGCCGGTATGAACGCGGTTCCTGGGCTGATCTCCGATTGGGTTCCGCTGCAGGCGCGGCGGGAACAAACCGTGTCCGATCTCAAAGCGAAAGCAATTCAGGGCATTGAAAAAGCGCGTAAATACGGCGGATTTGCCGAGGATTTGGCCGCGCGGGCACCCGAGATTCCGGCGTTCTCTCAACCAGCCATAGGCCTGTCTCTGGACAGGGACGGCCCGGTTTCAGGCTGCGCCGCCACCGTCGCTTTCTGCGATGGCGCACTGGCGCTGCACACGGACGCCCAGCTGGACGAACAGGCCGCAGAATTGCTGGCCGCGCGGCTGGCTCTGGTGCTGGGCGCCCTGGCCGGTGATGCGGACCTAGCGGTCGCAGACCTCCCCATCCTGCCCGAAGCCGAGCGCAAGCTGCTGCTGGAGGATTGGAATCAGACCGCCGCGGACTATCCCGCAGATCTGACCATTCACGCCGCTTTCGAGGCCCAGGCCGCCAGCACCCCTGACGCCGCTGCACTGGTGTTCGAGGACCAGAGCTTCACCTATGCCCAGGTCAACGCCCTCGCCAATGCCGTGGCCCGGCGCCTGCGTGAAATGGGCGTGAAACCTGGAGTTCATGTAGGCATCCATATCCGCCGCGCACCCGAGCTGGTGTTTGCCGCCCTGGGCGTGATGAAGGCCGGCGGCGCCTATGTGCCGCTCGACCCGGCCTATCCTGCGGACCGGATTGCCCATTACATCAGCGACAGCCGGGCGCAGGTGATCGTGACACAATCCGCACTGGCCGGCGCCCTGCCCGCCTCCGGGGCACAGGTGCTGGAAATGGAAACCGTCCCCGCGGGGACAGCCAACGATAACATCAATGGCGGCGCCACGGGCAGCGATCCGGCCTATCTGATCTACACCTCCGGCTCGACCGGTCTGCCCAAGGGGGTGATGGTCACCCACGCCAATGTCTCGAACGTCTTCACCGGCATGGATCAGCGCATCCCGCATCAGCCCGGCGATGCCTGGCTGGCGGTCACCAGCCTTAGCTTTGACATCTCGGTGCTGGAGCTGTTCTGGACCCTGTCGCGCGGGCTGAAGCTGGTCTTGTCCAGCGATGAAAGCCGGCTGGAGCTGTCCAAGGGCCCGGTTGCGAAATCGGACCGCAGAATGGATTTCAACCTGTTCTACTGGGGCAATGACGATGGGCCGGGGCCGCAGAAATACCATCTGCTGCTGGAAGGCGCCAAGTTTGCCGATAGCCACGGTTTCAACGCGGTCTGGACGCCGGAACGGCATTTCCACGCTTTTGGCGGCCCCTATCCGAACCCGTCGGTTACCGGTGCTGCCGTTGCGGCGGTGACGCAGAACATCGGCGTGCGGGCCGGTTCTTGCGTGGCCCCCTTGCACCATTGTGCACGGATTGCCGAGGAATGGGCGGTGATCGACAACCTGACAGCAGGCCGCGCCGGGATCGGTTTTGCCTCAGGCTGGCAACCGGATGATTTCATCCTGCGGCCTGAAAATACGCCGCCTGCAAATAAACCTGCCTTGTTTGAGAGCATTGAAACCGTGCGCAAACTCTGGCGCGGCGAGGAGGTTGCCTTTGCCCGCAAAGACGGCAGCGATCACGCCGTTGTCACCCAGCCCCGTCCCGTCTCAGCCGAACTGCCGGTCTGGGTCACGACTGCTGGCAACCCGGAAACCTGGCGCGAGGCCGGGGCGATCGGGGCAAATGTGCTGACCCATCTCTTGGGCCAGAGCATCGACGAGGTCGCGGGCAAAATCCGTATATATCATGACGCTTTGCGCAAAGCCGGCCATGACCCTGCGGATTTCAAGGTTACCCTGATGCTGCACAGCTATCTGGCAGCAACCCGCGAGCAAGCCCGCCAAGTGGCGCGCGAGCCAATGAAGGACTACCTGCGCTCGGCCGCCGGGCTGATCAAGCAATATGCCTGGGCCTTCCCGGCGTTCAAGAAACCCGAAGGCGTAAAGAACCCGTTTGAGATGGATCTGGGATCGCTGTCTGAGGAGGAGCTGGAAGCGATACTCGACTTCGCCTTTGAACGGTATTTTGAGGACTCGGGCCTGTTCGGCACCATTCAGGATGCCTGCCAGCGGGTCGAGCAACTGAAACACATCGGTGTGGATGAGATCGCCTGCCTGATCGACTACGGCATCGCGCCGGACGTGGTGCTGGAGGGGCTGAAACCCTTGGCCGAAGTGCTGCGCCTGTCCAACGCCCCGCAAGAGCTGGCGGCGGATGACTTCTCTTTGGCTGCACAGATCGTGCGCCATGGGGTCAGCCACATGCAGTGCACCCCGTCGATGGCGCGGATGATTGCCGCGGATGAAGACGCCAGCGCCTGTTTGGCACAATTGCAGCATCTGCTGGTTGGGGGCGAGGCGCTGCCCGGAGATCTGGTGCAGGCGCTGCGCGAGGCTACCCCCGCCGGAATCCACAACATGTACGGCCCGACCGAGACGACGATCTGGTCGACAGTGGAGAAAGTCACGGCTGTCCCGGCGGGGACAACAGGGATCGGCACGCCGATTGCCAACACGCAGGTTTACGTTCTGGACGAAAAACAGATGCCTGTCCCCGCGGGGACAGCCGGGGAATTGTATATCGGCGGCGCGGGTGTCACGGCGGGCTACTGGCAACGGCAAGAGCTGACTGCTGAACGGTTCGTAAACACAGCGTTCGCTGATACCCCCCTTTACCGCACCGGGGATCTGGTGCGCTGGACAGCCGGCGGCACGCTGGCCTTTCTGGGCCGCACCGACCATCAGGTTAAGATCCGCGGCCAGCGGATTGAGCTGGGCGAGATCGAAGCCGCGATGGCCGCCTTCCCCGGTGTGACGGGGGCTGTGGTTGTGCCGCGCGGCGAAAGCGGCGCCGGGCAATTGGTAGGTTATGTCACCACCGCTGCACCTGTTGACGAGAGCCTTGTGAAACAAGCCTTGGCGGCCAGACTGGCCGAGGCGATGGTGCCTGCACGGATCGTCACGCTGGAGGCCTTCCCGCTGACACCAAACAAGAAAATCGACCGCAAGGCACTGCCTGATCCGCAGCCGCCACGGGCCGAAGCCCCTGCGGCTGTTGCGCTGGATGCAGGCGCGCAAGCCAGGATCGCAACCGTCTGGAGCCGCATTCTGGGAATCAGCGGCATCGGCGCACAGGACAATTTCTTTGCGCTTGGCGGCCATTCGCTGCTGGCGGTGCAGGCGCACCGGGAATTGCGCGACGAACTGGGCGAAGCACTGGGGACTGCCAGCCTGTCGATCACGGATATCTTCCGCTTCCCGACGCTGGCGGGGCTGGCAGCCCATATCGAAGGGCTTGCAGGCACACCTGCAAATGCGGAACAACAGCCGCAGGACAGCGAAGGGCCCGACCGCGCCGGCACCATGTCGAAACGGCGGGCCATGCGTGCAAACCGCAAAGCAAGGACCGGATGA
- a CDS encoding 4'-phosphopantetheinyl transferase family protein, protein MTEAENKLAKRLALVRPLFAADVALAGADPLGAPSAPLAEEAAGLSPNAVIKRRTEFAAGRSAAHQAMRQLGLTPAPVPVGRDRAPVWPKGLVGSITHTKSCAMAVLAHEGDVQGLGIDVEEDTPLKDELLPAICSEREQAWLKRQDNPGQMAKVIFSAKEAAYKCQYTLSRAFYGFDGMELEFDLAAAAYRAVFTADRPPFVRGEAVSGRFAIGAGLIITTAEIRGRG, encoded by the coding sequence ATGACAGAGGCCGAAAACAAACTGGCAAAGCGGCTGGCACTGGTCCGGCCGCTTTTTGCCGCCGATGTGGCGCTGGCCGGGGCAGATCCGCTGGGCGCCCCGTCCGCACCGCTGGCAGAGGAAGCCGCGGGGCTGTCGCCGAACGCGGTGATCAAACGGCGCACCGAATTTGCCGCTGGACGCAGTGCCGCGCATCAGGCGATGCGGCAGCTTGGGCTGACTCCTGCACCTGTGCCCGTGGGCCGCGACCGGGCGCCGGTCTGGCCCAAGGGGCTGGTCGGCTCGATCACCCATACCAAAAGCTGCGCCATGGCCGTGCTGGCCCATGAGGGCGACGTTCAGGGTCTGGGGATCGACGTGGAAGAGGACACGCCGCTGAAGGACGAACTGCTGCCTGCAATCTGCTCGGAGCGGGAACAGGCCTGGCTGAAACGGCAGGACAACCCCGGACAGATGGCCAAGGTGATCTTTTCCGCCAAGGAAGCGGCCTACAAATGCCAATACACGCTGAGCCGGGCTTTTTATGGCTTTGACGGGATGGAGCTGGAGTTTGATCTGGCGGCAGCTGCGTACCGGGCCGTGTTTACCGCTGACAGGCCGCCTTTTGTGCGCGGAGAAGCTGTCAGCGGGCGCTTTGCTATTGGTGCCGGCCTGATCATCACCACGGCGGAAATCCGGGGGCGCGGATGA